A genomic region of Bradyrhizobium sp. ORS 278 contains the following coding sequences:
- a CDS encoding tetratricopeptide repeat protein: MICVSAPLAETVSLIRSTRALAVVLAATGLLVGAAASPVRADSVSVARSAYARGDFVRAVRVLTPLALHGDPRAQAMLGFMYENGFGTPQAYEVASDLYCQAATAGNPFGQAMLGLMYDKGHGVPQDVVLAYKWLNLAAGRASPAQRSYYLRLRNAVASKMSTSQIAQGQALALNWAPGQF, translated from the coding sequence ATGATTTGCGTGTCCGCACCACTCGCTGAAACCGTCTCACTCATCCGATCGACCCGTGCGCTCGCCGTGGTCCTGGCCGCAACCGGTCTGCTGGTCGGAGCGGCGGCGTCTCCCGTGCGAGCGGATTCCGTCAGCGTGGCCCGCAGCGCCTATGCGCGCGGGGATTTCGTGCGCGCGGTTCGCGTACTCACACCACTGGCGCTGCATGGCGATCCCAGGGCCCAGGCGATGCTCGGCTTCATGTATGAGAACGGCTTCGGCACGCCGCAGGCCTACGAGGTAGCCAGCGACCTGTATTGCCAGGCCGCGACCGCCGGCAATCCGTTTGGCCAGGCCATGCTCGGCCTGATGTACGACAAGGGTCATGGCGTTCCGCAGGACGTCGTGCTCGCCTATAAATGGCTGAACCTCGCCGCCGGTCGTGCCAGCCCAGCGCAGCGCAGCTATTATCTGCGCCTGCGCAACGCCGTCGCTTCGAAGATGTCCACCAGCCAGATCGCGCAAGGGCAGGCGCTCGCGCTGAACTGGGCGCCGGGCCAGTTTTAG
- a CDS encoding alkaline phosphatase family protein codes for MTRTVIRSKAIALATTAVFTATSLAPAFAGAATTTPIEHVIIIVGENHTFDNLFGTYKPKADQSIDNLLSKGIVNEDGTPGPHFKKAEQRIGRDEVRYSAETASSGAYATLPQPYTTYGIGLPQNVLDTRFPANLPNGPYQISKYVPYAAYTGDPVHRFFQMWQDIDGGKHDKFVWVEQSIGTGSNGKPYPAGGFNPMEGAISMGFYNMNPFTDASGKAQPGDAPFFKKLADDYAISDNYHQAVMGGTGANFQALVTGHAAFFTNPETLNGAPAVPYANQIENPDPVPGTNNYYKQDGYSGGSYVNCSDPSAPGVSAINEQLFKNGVHNNNCAPNHYYLVNNYSMFWNQTSAKPNALGSDKFVLPPQSAPTIADVMTAKGVSWKYYSADRGDDATTFATSVDGVPLLFHSYCGICDPLTGFIKVMTNPTEEAKLQNYGAFVKDVQNNTLPAVSFVRPFEALAGHPADSTTDLYEKFLEALINRVKANPQLWAKTAIFITTDEGGGYYDSGYVQPVDFLGDGTRIPFILVSPLAKKGHVDHTYYDHVSLLKFIERNWRLPAISAVSRDRLPNPIHDRDDNRYVPKNRPAIGDLMNLFVFAGDDDDHDGGWHHHHDHDRDDDR; via the coding sequence ATGACCAGAACAGTCATACGGTCCAAGGCGATCGCGCTTGCGACCACTGCCGTCTTCACCGCGACCAGCCTCGCGCCCGCGTTCGCCGGCGCGGCGACCACCACGCCGATCGAGCACGTCATCATCATCGTCGGCGAGAACCACACCTTCGACAACCTGTTCGGCACCTACAAGCCCAAGGCCGACCAGAGCATCGACAACCTGCTCAGCAAGGGCATCGTCAACGAGGACGGCACGCCCGGTCCGCATTTCAAGAAGGCCGAGCAGCGCATCGGCCGTGACGAGGTGCGCTATAGCGCCGAGACCGCATCGAGCGGCGCCTACGCCACGCTGCCACAACCCTACACCACCTACGGCATCGGCCTGCCGCAGAACGTGCTCGACACGCGTTTCCCCGCCAATCTCCCCAACGGGCCGTATCAGATCTCCAAATACGTGCCCTACGCCGCCTACACCGGCGATCCGGTGCATCGCTTCTTTCAGATGTGGCAGGACATCGACGGCGGCAAGCACGACAAGTTCGTGTGGGTCGAGCAGTCCATCGGCACCGGCTCGAACGGCAAGCCGTACCCCGCCGGCGGCTTCAATCCGATGGAAGGCGCCATTTCGATGGGCTTCTACAACATGAACCCGTTCACCGATGCGAGCGGCAAGGCCCAGCCCGGCGACGCGCCGTTTTTCAAGAAGCTGGCTGACGACTACGCGATCAGCGACAACTACCACCAGGCGGTCATGGGCGGCACGGGTGCCAACTTCCAGGCCCTCGTGACCGGCCACGCGGCGTTCTTCACCAATCCCGAGACGCTGAATGGCGCGCCTGCCGTGCCCTACGCCAACCAGATCGAAAACCCCGACCCCGTTCCCGGCACCAACAACTACTACAAGCAGGACGGCTACAGCGGCGGCTCCTACGTCAACTGCTCGGATCCGAGCGCGCCGGGTGTCTCCGCCATCAACGAGCAGCTGTTCAAGAACGGCGTCCACAACAACAATTGCGCGCCGAACCACTATTATCTGGTCAACAATTACAGCATGTTCTGGAACCAGACCAGCGCCAAGCCGAACGCGCTGGGCTCGGACAAGTTCGTGCTGCCGCCGCAGAGCGCGCCGACGATCGCCGACGTCATGACCGCCAAGGGCGTGTCCTGGAAATACTACAGCGCCGACCGCGGCGACGACGCCACCACTTTCGCCACCAGCGTCGACGGCGTGCCGCTGCTGTTCCACTCCTATTGCGGCATCTGCGACCCGCTGACCGGTTTCATCAAGGTCATGACGAACCCGACCGAGGAAGCCAAGCTGCAGAACTACGGCGCCTTCGTGAAGGACGTGCAGAACAACACGCTGCCGGCGGTGTCGTTCGTGCGTCCGTTCGAGGCGCTGGCCGGACATCCCGCCGACTCGACCACGGACCTCTACGAGAAGTTCCTCGAGGCCCTGATCAACCGCGTCAAGGCCAACCCGCAACTCTGGGCGAAGACGGCGATCTTCATCACCACCGATGAAGGCGGCGGCTATTACGACTCCGGCTACGTCCAGCCCGTCGACTTCCTCGGCGACGGCACCCGCATTCCCTTCATTCTGGTCTCGCCGCTGGCCAAGAAGGGTCATGTCGACCACACCTATTACGACCACGTCTCGCTCTTGAAGTTCATCGAGCGCAACTGGCGGCTGCCCGCCATCTCCGCCGTCAGCCGCGACCGGCTGCCGAACCCGATCCATGATCGGGACGACAATCGCTACGTGCCGAAGAACCGGCCGGCGATCGGCGACCTGATGAACCTGTTCGTGTTCGCCGGCGATGACGACGACCACGACGGCGGCTGGCACCATCACCACGACCACGATCGGGACGACGATCGCTGA
- a CDS encoding PEP/pyruvate-binding domain-containing protein gives MIVRIGDGRRELPSADEVGAKAANLARMAALDLPVPPAFVLPVQLCADVVAGKGQATRQLAEGLKEGIAYLEQATGKTFGCSRNPLLVSVRSGAARSMPGMLDTVLNVGCTSRAVRGLVRATGRPRLAWDCRRRLLESYAETVIGLEAAALAERLNQLIAAEGVSNERELDSEALERLAAEERRLLEDNDDDGWLEDAAVQLERAAFAVYRSWTSERAKTYRRLEALEHLTGTAVTVQAMVFGNGGTSSGAGVAFSRDPSTGVDEPVIDVLFDSQGEDVVSGRRTPETEAALSRSLPRVAQQLRATLKRLEAEFRDVQDIEFTIEEGRLWILQTRAAKRTPRAALRIAVGLVHEGVISQDEALARLQGIDLEALTETSLVAVGEPAAVGVAASGGVAAGRAAFDSASAERLAAAGDPVILIRPDTSTADVAGFAAAVGIATAVGARTAHASLVARQMGKPCVVGCAAIRFDEDGHQACIGDTIIAPGDWITIDGNAGRVYLGRGEIVARRPEAELAELSTWRSAAA, from the coding sequence ATGATCGTCAGAATTGGGGATGGCCGCCGCGAGCTGCCAAGCGCGGACGAGGTCGGCGCCAAGGCGGCCAATCTTGCGCGCATGGCCGCGCTGGATCTGCCGGTGCCGCCCGCCTTCGTGCTGCCCGTGCAGCTCTGCGCCGATGTCGTCGCCGGCAAGGGCCAGGCGACACGCCAGCTCGCCGAGGGACTGAAAGAGGGGATTGCCTATCTCGAGCAGGCCACCGGAAAAACCTTCGGCTGCTCGCGCAACCCGCTGCTCGTGTCCGTGAGATCCGGCGCTGCGCGCTCGATGCCGGGCATGCTCGACACTGTCCTCAATGTCGGCTGCACGTCGCGCGCGGTGCGTGGCCTGGTGCGCGCCACCGGCCGGCCGCGACTGGCGTGGGACTGCCGCCGGCGGCTGCTCGAGAGCTACGCCGAGACGGTGATCGGCCTCGAGGCCGCTGCGCTGGCGGAGCGTTTGAACCAGTTGATTGCCGCTGAAGGCGTGAGCAACGAGCGCGAGCTGGACAGCGAGGCGCTCGAGCGGCTGGCTGCCGAGGAACGCAGGCTGCTGGAGGATAACGACGATGACGGCTGGCTCGAGGATGCCGCGGTCCAGCTCGAGCGCGCAGCGTTCGCCGTCTATCGCTCCTGGACCAGCGAGCGGGCGAAGACCTATCGGCGGCTCGAAGCTCTGGAGCATCTGACAGGCACAGCGGTCACGGTGCAGGCCATGGTGTTCGGCAATGGCGGCACGTCGTCCGGGGCGGGCGTCGCGTTCTCGCGCGATCCCTCGACGGGCGTCGACGAGCCGGTGATCGACGTGCTGTTCGATTCGCAGGGCGAGGACGTCGTCTCGGGAAGACGGACGCCTGAGACCGAGGCCGCGTTGTCCCGATCATTGCCGCGTGTCGCGCAGCAGCTGCGGGCAACGCTGAAGCGGCTCGAAGCCGAGTTTCGCGATGTGCAGGACATCGAGTTCACGATCGAGGAAGGCCGTTTGTGGATTCTGCAGACACGCGCGGCCAAGCGCACGCCGCGCGCGGCGCTGCGCATCGCGGTCGGTCTGGTGCATGAGGGGGTGATCTCCCAGGACGAGGCGCTTGCAAGACTGCAGGGAATCGACCTGGAGGCGCTGACGGAAACGTCGCTCGTCGCGGTCGGCGAGCCTGCGGCGGTGGGAGTTGCCGCATCCGGCGGCGTCGCGGCCGGGCGCGCGGCGTTCGACAGCGCGTCGGCGGAGCGGCTCGCGGCAGCCGGAGATCCAGTGATTTTGATCCGCCCTGACACCAGCACCGCCGATGTCGCAGGCTTTGCCGCGGCCGTTGGCATCGCCACGGCGGTGGGAGCTCGCACGGCGCATGCGTCGCTCGTTGCGCGGCAGATGGGCAAGCCCTGCGTGGTCGGCTGCGCCGCCATCCGCTTCGACGAGGACGGCCATCAGGCGTGCATCGGTGACACGATCATTGCTCCGGGTGACTGGATCACGATCGATGGCAATGCCGGCCGGGTCTATCTGGGGCGCGGCGAGATCGTGGCGCGTCGGCCGGAAGCCGAGCTTGCGGAGCTTTCGACCTGGCGCTCCGCCGCCGCTTGA
- a CDS encoding NAD(P)/FAD-dependent oxidoreductase — MIRLTEIKLPLDHPAEAIKKAAAARLRIPVEHLLSCAIFRRAHDARKKSDIALVYSLDVKVRDEAAVLKRFAKDKDVVPAPDMTYRFVARAPENLRVRPLVIGAGPCGLFAALVLAQMGFRPLILERGKVVRERTRDTWALWRRSVLDPESNVQYGEGGAGTFSDGKLYSQVKDPRHLGRKVLTEFVKADAPSEILTEAHPHIGTFRLVKMVENMRATIEGLGGEYRFKSRVADFDIETSSNGERRIRGVVLSDGERIAASHVVLAIGHSSRDTFQVLADRGVHVEAKPFSIGFRIEHPQSVIDTARFGARAGHPVLGAADYKLVHHASNDRAVYSFCMCPGGTVVAATSEPGRVVTNGMSQYSRAERNANAGIVVGITPRDFPGGPLAGVDFQRRWESAAFVAGGGTYAAPGQRVGDFLAGVPSTSLGSVIPSYKPGVTPADLSACLPDYAIAAIREALVVFGRKIRGFDMGDAVLTGVETRTSSPIRITRDDTFQSLNTKGLFPAGEGAGYAGGILSAGIDGIKIAEAVAKSIVVD, encoded by the coding sequence GTGATTCGCCTGACCGAAATCAAGTTACCGCTGGATCATCCGGCTGAAGCAATCAAGAAGGCGGCCGCCGCTCGGTTGCGCATACCGGTGGAGCATCTGCTCTCGTGCGCGATATTCAGGCGCGCCCATGACGCACGTAAAAAGTCCGACATCGCGCTGGTCTATTCGCTCGATGTCAAGGTGAGGGACGAAGCGGCCGTGCTGAAGCGCTTCGCAAAGGACAAGGATGTTGTTCCCGCTCCAGATATGACTTACCGGTTTGTCGCTCGCGCGCCCGAGAACCTGCGCGTGCGGCCGCTCGTGATCGGTGCTGGGCCTTGTGGACTGTTCGCGGCGCTTGTGCTTGCCCAGATGGGCTTTCGGCCGCTCATTCTGGAGCGCGGCAAAGTGGTGCGGGAGCGCACCAGGGACACTTGGGCGCTATGGCGCCGCTCTGTGCTTGATCCAGAATCGAACGTGCAATATGGCGAGGGTGGCGCGGGAACGTTTTCCGATGGCAAGCTCTACAGCCAGGTCAAGGATCCGCGCCACCTCGGCCGCAAGGTGCTGACGGAGTTTGTCAAGGCGGACGCGCCATCTGAAATTCTCACCGAAGCTCACCCCCATATCGGCACGTTCCGCCTCGTGAAGATGGTGGAGAACATGCGGGCCACGATCGAAGGGCTTGGTGGGGAATACCGTTTCAAGAGCCGCGTTGCGGATTTCGATATCGAGACGTCCAGCAACGGTGAGCGGCGCATCCGTGGCGTAGTACTGTCTGACGGTGAGCGCATCGCAGCAAGCCATGTCGTGCTCGCGATCGGCCACTCGTCGCGTGATACTTTCCAGGTTCTAGCGGATCGCGGGGTCCACGTGGAGGCGAAGCCGTTCTCAATCGGCTTCCGGATCGAGCATCCGCAATCTGTTATCGATACGGCGCGGTTCGGCGCTCGCGCGGGGCATCCTGTTCTGGGCGCTGCGGATTACAAGCTTGTCCATCATGCCTCCAATGATCGCGCCGTCTACAGTTTCTGTATGTGTCCGGGCGGCACAGTGGTCGCAGCAACGTCCGAGCCTGGACGCGTGGTCACCAATGGCATGAGCCAGTATTCACGCGCCGAGCGCAACGCCAACGCGGGTATCGTGGTCGGGATTACCCCGCGCGATTTTCCGGGCGGGCCGCTGGCGGGGGTCGATTTCCAACGGCGCTGGGAGTCGGCGGCGTTTGTTGCGGGGGGCGGCACTTACGCGGCGCCGGGGCAGCGTGTCGGCGATTTCCTTGCCGGCGTACCGTCAACGTCGCTCGGCAGCGTTATCCCGTCCTACAAGCCAGGCGTCACACCGGCTGACCTTTCTGCGTGCTTGCCCGACTATGCGATCGCGGCGATCCGCGAAGCGCTGGTTGTGTTCGGCCGCAAGATCCGCGGTTTCGATATGGGGGATGCGGTTCTTACCGGCGTGGAGACACGCACGTCCTCCCCCATTCGCATCACGCGCGACGACACGTTCCAGAGCCTTAACACCAAAGGGCTGTTTCCCGCCGGCGAGGGCGCTGGCTATGCCGGCGGAATTCTCTCCGCCGGCATCGACGGCATCAAGATCGCGGAAGCGGTGGCGAAGAGCATCGTCGTCGACTGA
- a CDS encoding carbohydrate porin produces the protein MAGRISSAALALLITMTLSSETRADDRAAAGGQTEVQKQLADWGIQFNLTYIGETFANPVGGVRNGAIYTGRLDVGTTIDLEKLVGWSGATFHANAYQIHGDGLSRSYVGNLMLVSGVEALPASRLYEFWVEQALLGGKLLVRVGQQPSDVEFIDSKYDDLFANSALGWPGITGIILPSGGPSPPLAVPGIRLKAQFTDQLVGYLAVFDGDAAPPGPGDPQLKNPHGILFRVQDPPWVIGQLRYGFDLGSTALPGTIAAGAWYHFGSFDNQRFDSDGRALADPLSSGQPARMRRNQGVFAVFEQLLMRSPLDAAKGAGLFVRTSVSPSDRNLISFYLDGGIQFTGFSAARPDDKFGIAATYARISRDVRRYDQDLQLFTGIATPVRDFEAIFEASYSFQVTPNVAVQPIVEYVIHPGGGAVDPNDPTQTRRIRDAIVFGVRTTAAF, from the coding sequence ATGGCAGGGCGGATCTCTTCGGCCGCGCTTGCGCTTCTGATCACGATGACGCTGTCCTCGGAAACACGCGCCGACGATCGCGCCGCGGCGGGCGGGCAGACGGAGGTTCAAAAGCAGCTCGCCGACTGGGGCATCCAGTTCAACCTGACCTATATCGGCGAGACCTTCGCCAACCCGGTCGGCGGTGTCCGCAACGGCGCCATCTACACGGGGCGCCTCGATGTCGGTACGACGATCGACCTCGAGAAGCTGGTCGGGTGGAGCGGAGCGACCTTCCACGCCAACGCTTACCAGATCCATGGCGACGGGCTGTCGCGCAGCTATGTCGGCAATCTGATGCTGGTCAGCGGCGTCGAGGCTTTGCCCGCCAGCCGGCTCTACGAGTTCTGGGTCGAGCAGGCGCTGCTTGGCGGCAAGCTTCTGGTCCGTGTCGGCCAGCAGCCGTCCGACGTCGAGTTCATCGACAGCAAATATGACGATCTGTTCGCCAATTCCGCGCTGGGATGGCCGGGCATCACCGGCATCATCCTCCCGAGCGGGGGACCATCGCCGCCGCTCGCGGTGCCTGGCATCCGGCTGAAGGCGCAGTTCACCGATCAGCTCGTCGGCTATCTCGCCGTGTTCGACGGCGACGCCGCGCCCCCAGGGCCGGGCGATCCCCAGCTCAAGAACCCGCATGGCATCCTGTTCCGCGTGCAGGACCCGCCCTGGGTGATCGGGCAGCTCCGATACGGCTTCGACCTGGGCTCGACGGCCTTGCCCGGCACGATCGCCGCCGGCGCCTGGTATCATTTCGGCTCATTCGACAACCAGCGCTTCGACAGCGACGGACGCGCACTGGCCGATCCGCTCAGCTCCGGGCAGCCGGCACGCATGCGCCGCAACCAGGGTGTGTTCGCGGTGTTCGAGCAGCTGCTGATGCGCAGCCCGTTGGATGCCGCCAAGGGGGCGGGCCTGTTCGTCAGGACCTCCGTCAGCCCGTCGGATCGCAACCTCATCAGCTTCTATCTCGACGGCGGCATCCAGTTCACCGGCTTCAGCGCGGCGCGTCCCGACGACAAGTTCGGCATCGCCGCCACCTATGCAAGGATCTCGCGCGATGTCCGCCGCTACGACCAGGATCTGCAGCTGTTCACCGGGATCGCGACGCCGGTGCGTGATTTCGAGGCCATCTTCGAGGCGAGCTACTCGTTCCAGGTCACGCCGAACGTCGCCGTGCAGCCGATCGTCGAATATGTCATCCATCCCGGTGGCGGCGCCGTCGACCCCAACGATCCGACCCAGACCCGCCGCATCCGCGACGCCATCGTCTTCGGCGTCCGCACCACCGCCGCGTTCTGA
- a CDS encoding transporter: protein MRADRAVLAAVTAPPLEGLVWAFRFTADGTPQPLASDQPFHLDHDGWYWLHFNLADARAVQWLSNSDLPPAARALLLSKDSFQQLHGTENCVHGVIADLARDIGGSTEEAGRLRFVMTERLLVSGRHHALHAVDVTRRSLESGLRVPSAAVLFERIVENVAEAMEHVVDGFEQQLDDIEEKLLSDEGDNQLPALGRLRRTCVRLHRHLSELRVVLHRFDRNAPSDIKPALQLRARDLAERLDGLDHMVVELRDRSRLLQEELHLQMEEQTNNSLRVLSVLTALLLPPTLVTGIFGMNTKGLPLTDTEDGFLWAALLMVLTAGGAFLLMKRIGLIR from the coding sequence ATGCGCGCTGACCGGGCGGTCCTCGCAGCCGTGACGGCGCCGCCTCTGGAGGGGCTGGTGTGGGCCTTCCGCTTCACGGCGGACGGCACGCCCCAGCCGCTCGCCAGCGACCAGCCGTTCCATCTCGATCACGACGGCTGGTACTGGCTGCACTTCAATCTGGCCGATGCGCGCGCCGTGCAGTGGCTCAGCAATTCCGACCTGCCCCCGGCGGCGCGGGCCCTGCTGCTGTCCAAGGACAGCTTTCAGCAGCTGCACGGCACTGAGAACTGTGTGCACGGCGTGATCGCCGATCTCGCGCGCGACATTGGCGGATCGACCGAGGAGGCGGGGCGGCTGCGCTTCGTCATGACCGAGCGTCTCTTGGTCAGCGGCCGTCATCACGCCTTGCATGCGGTCGACGTGACGCGGCGGTCGCTCGAATCCGGTCTGCGCGTCCCGAGCGCGGCCGTGCTGTTCGAGCGCATCGTGGAGAACGTCGCCGAGGCGATGGAGCACGTCGTCGACGGCTTCGAGCAGCAGCTCGACGATATCGAGGAGAAGCTGCTGTCGGACGAGGGCGACAATCAGCTTCCCGCTCTTGGCCGTCTGCGCCGTACCTGTGTGAGGCTGCACCGGCATCTGTCCGAGCTGCGCGTCGTGCTGCATCGGTTCGACCGCAACGCACCGTCCGACATCAAGCCGGCCCTGCAGCTGCGCGCCCGCGATCTGGCGGAGCGGCTCGACGGCCTCGACCACATGGTCGTCGAGCTGCGCGACCGCAGCCGCCTCCTTCAGGAAGAGCTCCATCTGCAGATGGAGGAGCAGACCAACAACAGTCTCCGCGTGCTGTCGGTGTTGACGGCCCTGCTGCTGCCGCCGACGCTGGTCACCGGCATCTTCGGCATGAACACCAAGGGATTGCCGCTGACCGATACGGAGGACGGTTTCCTTTGGGCCGCTCTGCTGATGGTGTTGACGGCCGGCGGCGCGTTCCTGCTGATGAAGCGCATTGGCCTGATCAGATAG
- a CDS encoding inorganic phosphate transporter, with amino-acid sequence MAEITVNQAVGDERPIQPAGRPNLDKGFNPLTMILFLGILAAGLMFVAYSIYVDVDATGVKVTTYLPYMLLFVALLIALGFEFVNGFHDTANAVATVIYTHSLPAEFAVMWSGFFNFLGVLLSSGAVAFGIVSLLPVELILQVGSSAGFAMVFALLIAAIIWNLGTWYFGLPASSSHTLIGSIIGVGVANALLRGRDGTSGVDWSKATEIGYALLLSPLVGFICAAALLYILKFLVRNPALYAAPEGVKAPPWWIRGLLILTCTGVSFAHGSNDGQKGMGLIMLILIGTVPTAYALNRTLPESHIAKFQETSQAASKVIAAKAAGYNVIGDPRPAVTLYVSQHKINEGTYPSLAVLVKDVGDQVRNYGSLNKVPAEAVGNTRNDMYLTSEAIRFLMKDKESDLNKDEIATLNAYKASLDSATKFIPTWVKIAVAIALGLGTMIGWKRIVVTVGEKIGKSHLTYAQGASAELVAAATIGAADVFGLPVSTTHVLSSGVAGTMAANGSGLQMSTVRNLLMAWVLTLPAAILLSGSLYVIFSRIF; translated from the coding sequence ATGGCCGAAATCACAGTCAACCAAGCCGTCGGCGACGAGCGGCCGATTCAGCCGGCCGGACGGCCGAATCTCGACAAGGGGTTCAACCCGCTGACGATGATCCTCTTCCTCGGCATCCTCGCCGCCGGCCTGATGTTCGTGGCCTACAGCATCTATGTCGATGTCGACGCCACCGGCGTGAAGGTGACGACCTATCTGCCCTACATGCTGCTGTTCGTCGCGCTGCTGATCGCGCTCGGCTTCGAATTCGTCAACGGCTTCCACGACACCGCCAACGCGGTGGCGACGGTGATCTATACGCACTCGCTGCCGGCGGAATTCGCCGTGATGTGGTCCGGCTTCTTCAACTTCCTCGGCGTGCTGCTCTCCTCCGGCGCGGTCGCCTTTGGCATCGTCTCGCTGCTGCCGGTCGAGCTGATCCTGCAGGTCGGCTCCAGCGCCGGCTTCGCGATGGTGTTCGCGCTGCTGATCGCCGCGATCATCTGGAATCTCGGCACCTGGTATTTCGGCCTGCCGGCCTCGTCCTCGCACACGCTGATCGGCTCGATCATCGGCGTCGGCGTCGCCAATGCGCTGCTGCGCGGCCGCGACGGCACCTCCGGCGTGGACTGGAGCAAGGCGACCGAGATCGGCTACGCGCTCCTGCTGTCGCCGCTGGTCGGCTTCATCTGCGCCGCCGCGCTGCTCTACATCCTCAAATTCCTGGTCCGCAACCCCGCGCTCTACGCCGCGCCGGAAGGCGTCAAGGCGCCGCCGTGGTGGATCCGTGGCCTCTTGATCCTGACTTGCACCGGCGTGTCCTTCGCGCATGGTTCGAACGACGGCCAGAAGGGCATGGGCCTGATCATGCTGATCCTGATCGGCACCGTGCCGACGGCCTATGCGCTGAACCGCACGCTGCCGGAATCGCACATCGCGAAATTCCAGGAGACCTCACAGGCGGCCTCCAAGGTGATCGCCGCCAAGGCCGCCGGCTACAACGTGATCGGCGACCCGCGTCCGGCCGTCACGCTCTATGTTTCGCAGCACAAGATCAACGAGGGCACCTATCCCTCGCTCGCCGTGCTTGTGAAGGACGTCGGCGATCAGGTGCGCAACTATGGCTCGCTCAACAAGGTGCCGGCCGAGGCGGTCGGCAATACTCGTAACGACATGTACCTGACCTCGGAGGCGATCCGCTTCCTGATGAAGGACAAGGAGAGCGATCTCAACAAGGACGAGATCGCGACCCTGAACGCCTACAAGGCCTCGCTCGACAGCGCCACCAAGTTCATCCCGACATGGGTCAAGATCGCTGTCGCGATCGCGCTCGGCCTCGGCACGATGATCGGCTGGAAGCGCATCGTGGTGACGGTCGGCGAGAAGATCGGCAAGTCGCATCTGACCTATGCGCAGGGTGCATCGGCCGAGCTGGTCGCCGCCGCCACGATCGGCGCTGCAGACGTGTTCGGTCTGCCGGTGTCGACCACCCACGTGCTGTCCTCGGGCGTCGCCGGCACGATGGCGGCCAACGGCTCCGGGCTGCAGATGTCGACGGTCCGCAACCTGCTGATGGCCTGGGTGCTGACCTTGCCAGCCGCGATCCTGCTGTCGGGCTCGCTCTACGTGATCTTCAGCCGGATCTTCTGA